The proteins below are encoded in one region of Bremerella sp. P1:
- a CDS encoding outer membrane beta-barrel protein: protein MLRRLTTATLAIGGLIVGLNTTQLPAQDFFQSEVQNTELEVVPVLYAESTANEAAATQAIEMQLTNCDSCEKGFCGTCWDQCCSGDWFVDGWLEQGYTANTDHPGSNFNGPLGFNDRADDYQLNQIYLTFGKNVNEDCCSWDFGGRVDVLYGTDYFWVESNGLERERDGSRKWNGQGPRDGDTRALNGLALPQFYAETFIPVGSGLKAKFGHFYSLLGYETVPAPENFFYSHSYSYVYGNPKTHTGFVTSYSPTDRLSIQAGITNGWDNFENINGAYGFLLGTSWSNGVSGISYAMHTGSEDPTGNQNRYTHTIAYTRKLGCNWDYALVHDYGVQNDAFLNSSFAAEEAQFYSFTNYLYYRWSDQLSFGGRFEWFCDEDNWRIQQVPVEVLFSGRNYYDITLGANWKPCDHVLIRPEARYDWSDLNPLGTDGVFNDFMKDDMYTFSVDVILFF from the coding sequence ATGCTCCGTCGCCTGACGACTGCCACCCTGGCAATCGGCGGCCTGATCGTAGGCCTCAACACAACTCAGCTCCCTGCTCAGGACTTCTTCCAATCCGAGGTCCAGAACACTGAGCTAGAAGTTGTTCCCGTTCTGTATGCGGAGTCGACCGCGAATGAAGCGGCTGCTACCCAAGCGATCGAAATGCAACTAACCAACTGCGATAGCTGCGAGAAGGGCTTTTGCGGAACATGCTGGGACCAATGCTGCTCGGGAGACTGGTTCGTTGATGGCTGGCTCGAGCAGGGATACACCGCAAACACCGACCATCCTGGCAGTAACTTCAATGGCCCTTTGGGCTTCAACGATCGTGCTGACGACTATCAACTCAACCAGATCTACCTAACCTTCGGAAAGAACGTCAACGAGGATTGCTGCAGCTGGGACTTCGGCGGCCGAGTCGACGTGCTTTACGGAACGGACTACTTCTGGGTGGAATCGAACGGCCTGGAACGAGAGCGTGATGGCTCCCGCAAATGGAACGGCCAAGGGCCGCGAGATGGCGATACGCGAGCCCTCAACGGCTTGGCACTTCCCCAGTTCTACGCCGAGACCTTCATCCCGGTTGGTTCCGGCTTGAAGGCCAAGTTCGGGCACTTTTACTCGCTGCTGGGCTACGAAACGGTGCCTGCTCCTGAGAACTTCTTCTACTCGCACAGCTATAGCTACGTTTACGGTAACCCCAAGACTCACACGGGCTTTGTAACTTCGTATAGCCCGACCGACCGCCTTTCCATCCAAGCGGGTATAACCAACGGTTGGGACAACTTTGAGAATATCAACGGGGCTTATGGTTTTCTGCTGGGTACGAGCTGGTCCAATGGCGTTTCCGGAATATCGTACGCCATGCATACCGGCAGCGAAGATCCAACCGGCAACCAGAACCGTTACACGCACACGATTGCTTACACTCGTAAGCTCGGCTGCAATTGGGATTACGCCTTGGTACACGACTATGGCGTTCAGAACGATGCGTTCCTGAACAGTTCGTTTGCCGCAGAGGAAGCCCAGTTCTACAGCTTTACAAACTACCTCTACTATCGCTGGAGCGATCAGCTCTCGTTTGGTGGTCGTTTCGAATGGTTTTGTGACGAAGACAACTGGCGTATTCAACAGGTTCCTGTCGAAGTGTTGTTTTCTGGCCGCAACTACTATGACATCACCTTGGGAGCCAACTGGAAGCCTTGCGACCACGTCCTCATTCGTCCGGAAGCACGGTACGACTGGTCTGATCTCAACCCGCTTGGCACGGACGGTGTCTTCAACGACTTCATGAAAGACGACATGTACACCTTCTCAGTGGATGTCATCTTGTTCTTCTAA